In Agrobacterium sp. RAC06, a single window of DNA contains:
- a CDS encoding antitoxin MazE family protein encodes MSSIAKPKPSRLKVSEHRARLRSQGLRPIQIWVPDVRSPTFKAEAHRQSLAVATSADALSDQAFIDAASDIDFEDGEGA; translated from the coding sequence ATGTCCTCTATCGCCAAACCCAAGCCATCCCGCCTGAAGGTGAGCGAACATCGCGCGCGCCTGCGGTCGCAAGGTTTGCGCCCGATCCAGATTTGGGTGCCGGATGTACGTTCTCCGACGTTCAAGGCCGAAGCGCACCGTCAGTCACTTGCCGTTGCAACGAGCGCGGATGCACTGAGCGATCAGGCATTCATCGATGCTGCCTCCGACATCGACTTCGAAGATGGTGAAGGCGCGTGA
- a CDS encoding DUF2332 domain-containing protein, whose product MTDERSQAIRQSFLRQAKACHDLGSPFTARLCTLAAERLTEETRVGAMILGWPGNPDGTGDALALRLAGTLHALVRSGQDPALSAVYPPHNADNDTLWAAVEAALRQDEAFMLERLKSAPQTNEVRRSSALLPGFLTIAALTGKPLILSEVGASAGLNLQWDRYSYQLGDFRWGQASAVELAPHWEGPPPPDAAIEITERAGCDLNPLDPSSEDDRLRLFSYIWADQQDRLDRTAATLEMATESGLKVEKADAIDWLRKRLATTRPGLAHVIYHTIAWQYLPPALKAEGEDLIADAGSRATDAAPLARLQLEADGKPEGAAILLTLWPTGETREIGRADFHGRWVKWVG is encoded by the coding sequence ATGACCGACGAGCGCAGCCAAGCGATCCGCCAGAGTTTCCTTCGGCAAGCCAAGGCCTGTCACGATCTTGGCTCACCCTTCACCGCCCGCCTCTGCACGCTGGCGGCAGAACGGCTGACGGAAGAGACGAGGGTCGGCGCCATGATCCTCGGCTGGCCCGGCAATCCCGACGGCACCGGCGATGCGCTTGCCCTGCGGCTCGCCGGCACGCTGCATGCGCTTGTTCGATCTGGCCAGGACCCTGCATTGTCAGCCGTCTACCCGCCCCATAACGCCGACAACGACACCCTCTGGGCCGCCGTCGAGGCTGCGTTGCGCCAGGACGAAGCCTTCATGCTGGAGCGCCTGAAATCCGCCCCGCAGACCAACGAGGTGCGCCGCTCCTCCGCCCTGCTCCCCGGCTTCCTGACCATTGCGGCGCTAACCGGCAAGCCGCTGATCCTCTCGGAAGTCGGCGCCAGCGCCGGCCTCAACCTGCAATGGGATCGCTACAGCTACCAACTGGGAGACTTCCGCTGGGGCCAGGCCTCCGCCGTCGAACTCGCCCCACACTGGGAAGGCCCGCCGCCGCCAGACGCCGCAATCGAGATCACCGAACGCGCCGGCTGCGACCTGAACCCGCTCGACCCATCTTCAGAAGACGACCGCCTGCGGCTCTTTTCCTATATCTGGGCCGACCAGCAGGACCGCCTCGACCGCACGGCAGCAACCCTTGAAATGGCGACCGAAAGCGGCCTGAAGGTCGAAAAGGCTGATGCGATCGACTGGCTGCGCAAGCGTCTGGCAACGACGCGCCCAGGATTGGCCCATGTGATCTACCACACCATCGCCTGGCAATATCTGCCACCCGCGCTGAAGGCCGAGGGTGAAGACCTGATCGCCGACGCCGGCAGCCGCGCGACGGATGCCGCACCGCTGGCCCGCCTGCAACTGGAAGCCGACGGCAAGCCGGAAGGGGCAGCAATCCTGCTCACGCTTTGGCCGACAGGCGAAACCCGCGAGATCGGCCGGGCGGATTTTCACGGGCGCTGGGTGAAATGGGTGGGATAG
- a CDS encoding MaoC family dehydratase → MPQEISLKDVPGLVGTVVGVSDWITVDQPMIDAFAGATMDHQFIHTDPVRAAAETPFGGTIAHGFLTLSLLSAMNYNCLPKILEQTMGINYGFEKVRFMSPVRTGKRIRGSFKLAEARFRGAGMLMNTYEVTVEIEDERKAALTADWITISQFDPKDRPEGV, encoded by the coding sequence ATGCCGCAAGAGATTTCGCTCAAGGACGTGCCGGGCCTCGTTGGAACCGTGGTCGGCGTATCCGACTGGATCACCGTCGACCAGCCGATGATCGACGCCTTTGCCGGCGCCACCATGGACCACCAGTTCATCCACACCGACCCGGTGCGCGCCGCCGCCGAAACGCCCTTCGGCGGCACCATAGCGCACGGCTTCCTGACGCTCTCGCTCTTGTCAGCGATGAACTACAACTGCCTGCCGAAGATCCTCGAACAGACCATGGGCATCAATTATGGCTTCGAGAAAGTCCGCTTTATGTCGCCCGTCCGGACGGGCAAGCGCATTCGCGGCTCCTTCAAGCTCGCCGAAGCCCGCTTTCGCGGCGCGGGCATGCTGATGAACACCTATGAGGTGACCGTCGAGATCGAGGACGAACGCAAGGCAGCCCTGACAGCCGACTGGATCACCATTTCCCAGTTCGACCCCAAGGACCGTCCGGAAGGCGTCTGA
- the glgX gene encoding glycogen debranching protein GlgX — MTKPMLGAIIGKTGADIRLWSHHAERVELCLFDIRGETELARLSMVRGESDVHHVFVEGLKEGARYGFRIHGPYDPEQGHWYDPSKLLIDPHATELDRPFVYDARLGQFGVDTAGLMPKAILKAHKPLKPMMPLGERTGFIYEVNVKAMTMLHTDVPEAQRGTLSALAHPAVLAHLRRIGVDMVELMPITAWIDERHLPPLGLTNSWGYNPVAMMALDPRLVPGGVKELRDTVAALHAEGIGVILDLVFNHTGESDVHGTTLSLRGIDNRSLFRHVADDPGTLVNDTGCGNTLACDHPFVRQLIVDTLRHFVLSAGIDGFRFDLAPIMGRHWDGFHHDAPTLRAILEDEVLEDRILIAEPWDIGLGGYQLGRFPPAFLEWNDRARDTFRRHWRGDTGTTGDLATALAGSSDLFAHDGHGQTRSVNFIAAHDGFSLYDLVSYAHKHNEANGEENRDGHNENHSWNNGVEGETSDKAILKKRRQDVEALLSTLFASRGAVMLTAGDEFGRSQGGNNNAYCQDNALTWLAWSEVDGELIETTARLAAMRQRFSCFMDTSVLTGEDDVAWLNTDGLPMTVSDWETPDLGAFAMVLASIDRETAKDCHVAVLFNRSSEPRDFALPSHDKRKWRRLETGRSAAKLTVKARSVDFWIET; from the coding sequence ATGACCAAGCCGATGCTCGGAGCCATCATCGGCAAGACGGGTGCCGATATCCGCCTCTGGTCGCATCATGCCGAACGCGTGGAGCTCTGCCTCTTCGATATCAGGGGCGAGACCGAACTGGCCCGCCTCTCGATGGTGCGTGGCGAAAGCGATGTGCATCATGTCTTCGTCGAGGGTTTGAAGGAAGGCGCCCGCTACGGCTTCCGCATCCACGGCCCCTATGACCCCGAGCAAGGGCACTGGTACGATCCATCCAAGCTGTTGATCGATCCCCACGCCACCGAGCTGGACCGGCCCTTCGTTTACGACGCACGCCTCGGTCAGTTCGGCGTCGACACCGCCGGCCTGATGCCGAAAGCCATCCTGAAGGCGCACAAGCCGCTGAAGCCCATGATGCCGCTCGGCGAGCGCACCGGCTTCATCTACGAGGTCAACGTCAAGGCAATGACCATGCTGCATACGGACGTACCCGAAGCTCAACGCGGCACGCTATCGGCCCTCGCCCATCCCGCCGTCCTCGCGCATCTGCGCCGCATCGGCGTCGATATGGTCGAGCTGATGCCGATCACCGCCTGGATCGATGAGAGGCATCTGCCACCTCTCGGCCTCACCAACAGCTGGGGCTACAACCCCGTCGCCATGATGGCGCTCGATCCCCGTCTCGTACCCGGTGGTGTCAAGGAACTCCGCGACACGGTCGCCGCCCTGCATGCCGAGGGCATTGGCGTCATCCTCGACCTTGTCTTCAACCACACCGGTGAAAGCGACGTGCATGGCACGACGCTCTCGCTGCGCGGCATCGACAACCGGTCTCTCTTCCGCCATGTGGCCGATGATCCGGGCACGCTGGTCAACGACACCGGCTGCGGCAACACGCTGGCCTGCGACCATCCCTTCGTGCGACAGCTGATCGTCGATACGCTCCGCCACTTCGTTCTCTCGGCCGGTATCGACGGCTTCCGCTTCGACCTCGCCCCGATCATGGGCCGCCATTGGGACGGTTTTCATCACGACGCGCCAACGCTTCGAGCCATCCTCGAAGACGAAGTGCTGGAAGATCGCATCCTGATCGCCGAACCCTGGGATATCGGGCTCGGCGGCTATCAACTCGGCCGCTTCCCGCCCGCCTTTCTCGAATGGAACGACCGCGCCCGCGACACCTTCCGCCGCCACTGGCGGGGCGATACTGGTACGACCGGGGATCTCGCAACGGCGCTTGCCGGCTCGTCTGATCTCTTCGCCCATGACGGCCACGGCCAGACCCGCAGCGTCAACTTCATCGCAGCCCATGACGGCTTCTCGCTCTACGACCTCGTTTCCTACGCGCACAAACACAACGAGGCGAATGGCGAGGAAAACCGCGACGGGCACAACGAGAACCATTCATGGAACAATGGCGTCGAGGGCGAAACCTCAGACAAGGCGATCCTGAAAAAGCGCCGCCAGGATGTCGAAGCCCTGCTCTCGACGCTCTTCGCCAGCCGGGGCGCCGTGATGCTGACGGCAGGCGACGAGTTCGGCCGCAGCCAAGGCGGCAACAACAATGCCTATTGCCAGGACAATGCGCTCACCTGGCTCGCCTGGTCTGAGGTGGACGGGGAGTTGATCGAAACGACAGCCCGCCTCGCCGCCATGCGCCAGCGCTTCTCCTGCTTCATGGATACGAGTGTCCTGACCGGCGAAGATGACGTCGCTTGGCTGAACACTGACGGTCTGCCCATGACGGTCTCCGACTGGGAAACACCCGATCTCGGCGCCTTCGCCATGGTTCTTGCCTCCATCGATCGGGAAACGGCCAAGGACTGCCATGTTGCCGTGCTCTTCAATCGCTCATCTGAGCCAAGGGACTTCGCGCTCCCATCACACGACAAGCGCAAATGGCGCCGCCTCGAGACGGGCCGCAGTGCCGCCAAGCTGACGGTGAAGGCCCGCAGTGTCGATTTCTGGATCGAAACTTGA
- the arsH gene encoding arsenical resistance protein ArsH yields MRRASALSDAKIDLPAADLEHLRMPDLEALRRPFSTHKPRILILYGSLRQVSFSRLLAMEAKRLLEHFGAEVRVFDPSGLPLPDDAPVSHPKVQELRDLSEWSEGQVWVSPERHGTLTGIMKAQIDWIPLSVGAVRPTQGKTLAVMQVSGGSQSFNAVNAMRLLGRWMRMITIPNQSSVAKAYQEFDGEGRMKPSSYYERVIDVCEELIKFTLLTRDISDYLTDRYSERKEEAVKAVNLKAM; encoded by the coding sequence ATGCGGAGGGCAAGCGCATTGTCTGATGCAAAGATTGACCTGCCGGCCGCCGATCTCGAACACCTGCGCATGCCGGATCTGGAGGCGCTGCGCCGCCCCTTCTCGACCCACAAGCCGCGTATTCTGATCCTCTACGGCTCGCTGCGTCAGGTCTCCTTCAGCCGCCTACTGGCGATGGAAGCCAAGCGGCTGCTCGAACATTTCGGCGCCGAGGTGAGGGTTTTCGATCCCTCCGGCCTGCCTTTGCCGGACGACGCACCCGTCAGCCATCCAAAGGTGCAGGAACTGCGCGACCTCTCCGAATGGTCGGAAGGCCAGGTCTGGGTGAGCCCCGAGCGTCACGGCACGCTGACCGGCATCATGAAGGCGCAGATCGACTGGATTCCCCTGTCCGTCGGCGCCGTCCGCCCGACCCAGGGCAAGACGCTCGCCGTCATGCAGGTCTCCGGCGGCTCGCAGTCGTTCAATGCGGTCAACGCCATGCGCCTGCTCGGCCGCTGGATGCGGATGATCACAATCCCCAACCAGTCTTCGGTTGCGAAGGCATATCAGGAATTCGACGGCGAAGGCCGTATGAAGCCCTCCTCCTATTACGAGCGCGTCATCGATGTCTGCGAGGAACTGATAAAGTTCACGCTTCTGACCCGTGACATCTCGGACTACCTCACCGATCGCTACAGCGAACGCAAGGAAGAGGCCGTGAAAGCAGTGAACCTCAAGGCCATGTAA
- a CDS encoding type II toxin-antitoxin system PemK/MazF family toxin translates to MRRGDIWTVSGGKDYAGKPRPVVVVQDEAFDATDSITICAFTTDETDAPLFRLPVTPNERNGLHSPCRLMVDKITTVPKSKIGTKVGRLDDADILRLNQAVLVFLGLAGSPRVSA, encoded by the coding sequence GTGAGACGCGGCGACATATGGACGGTCTCTGGCGGCAAGGATTATGCGGGAAAACCTCGCCCCGTAGTCGTGGTGCAGGACGAGGCGTTTGACGCCACGGATTCCATCACCATCTGTGCCTTCACCACAGATGAAACAGACGCACCGCTATTTCGCCTGCCGGTGACACCGAATGAACGAAACGGGTTGCATTCGCCTTGCCGCCTAATGGTGGACAAGATCACGACAGTTCCGAAGTCCAAGATCGGAACAAAGGTCGGACGGTTGGATGACGCCGATATCCTGCGGCTCAACCAGGCTGTTCTTGTCTTTCTCGGTCTCGCAGGTTCGCCAAGAGTGAGCGCCTAG